The following nucleotide sequence is from Mesobacillus jeotgali.
ATCAACAAAATGCAAGTAATGCAGGATAGTTGCCTATGCGGATATGACATTACTTGAATAAGATATCATAACCACTTTGGAAGGAGGTGTTAATATGGGTGCAGGATACGGCGGCGGCTTTGCGTTAATTGTCGTGTTATTCATTCTGTTAATCATCGTGGGTGCAGCTTGGCTTTAATCTCTGAATAAAGAGTATGGGGGACATTTGGCCCCCGTACTTCGGAATTTCAATGTTAAAGCAAGTTCTCATAGCAGAAAGGAGGAACCTCAATGTCTGGAGGAGGACATGGATATGGCGGCGGCTTTGCTTTGCTCGTTGTCTTGTTCATTCTGTTAATCATCATCGGTGCATCTTGGCTGTAAACTACTGATGAGGGCAATGCTTTCTGCATGCCTTATAATGAAGGCTAATCAAAAAACTTGAAATAAAAAGCGGTGAGGGAGACCTCACCGCTTAATTTATGTAGTTCGAAATTTCAACGCCGGCAGCGCTTGTCGGGCTGACCGCAGCGCTGGCACTTTTGCATTCAGTCACGTATAAAGAATTTCAACGAATGATGAAATCAGCAAAATTGTAACTAAAATATTGATCGTCCTGAAAATATTAGCATGTTTGTCTTCTGGTATTTCCTTCTGGATGCAGAGGGAGTCTGTAAGCTTGTTTATATAGAAAAGAATGAAAGCAGCAAAAAGGACAAACACCAATAAAATGGAGATCATCGAAGAATCCCTCCTTAGCAATCTTTTTATCTTAAATACAATAACAAATATCTAATGAAAAAGATAGTTTTTTATACAGGCAATTATTATAGGAAGGAGGGTTATGATTCGCACATAGACTTGTCTGATTGCAGGGGAAGGATTTGAATGTGAGAAAATGAGCAAACCATAAAAGAGCAAAAAGCGGAGGGTTTAACATTCATTCATCCGCTTTAAGAGATGATTCCCGCTTGTATCCAGCAATAAAACCAGCAAGAGGAAGTGGACAAGGCTTGTGTCTCTGAGGGGTTATCTTCCTCTATAAAGTGGCTGTCATACAAAATTATCAAGCATACTCCTTCTCAGCTGGATCTATCTTCTTAAGTGTACCGTCTTCATCAGAAAACTTCTTGTCAATATTAGAAAAAGACTTCTCGAATATTTCCATAAAGTCATCTCCATAAATATTGCGGACAATTGCCATAATTTCAATGATGTCCGGGAATTTTCCATATAGCTCCTTCAATGGCATTGCCCCTGAAAAAACAGCGTTACTGTCTGGTTCATAGCTTTCCATCAAAGCGAGCAATACGCCTTCGCCTTCTTCCGTAAGCTGGATATACGTATTTCTCTTATCGCTTTCCTTTTTGGAAAACTTTAAATATCCGCGCTCCTCAAGCTTTTTCGAGAAGTTGAAAGCAGTGGAAACATGCATGACTCCAAACTTTGCCACATCAGAAATCGAAGCCCCATTCAAATGATAAGCAATCCATAAAATATGATGCTCATTGATATTCAGGTCGAATGGTTTAATCCATTGCTGCCAGTCCTTCTCAACAGACTTCCATAGGGCCTTGCTCAACTGGGCAATTCTTTGGCTAAACATCATTGCTTCTTTCATAGAATAATTTTTATCTCCCATTCTCATATTCACCTACTTTAATGTTCTATTTTCATTATGCCAATAAAACAAAAATTAATAAAGATATAAATTTACAAAATTTTTTGAATTTGTTAAATTCCATCTAAAGTCGTGTAGTTTTTATGTAATTATTTTATTCTGATGAAAAAATTAGCAATTTGCATAATATATCTTTCTTGATTAAAAAAGAAAATCCTTCCCGCCGGAAAAAAATTACTTTAGGGGAAGGATTGATCTGATTATTTTTCTTTGGAATTAGCAGCAGCCAATTCAGTTTCCAATTCTTTAATTGAATCCTCAATCTCCTTGACATCCTCCTGAAGACCTTTCTTATTTTCCTCCGTTTCAAGCTTCCACTCAAAAATAGCTGTCTTTACATCAGTGATAAATGTTTGGATGGAAGCTTTGCCTTCCTTGGAAGCGGTGGCCACTGTATTTTTCAATTCCATAGCCGAATCCTTTATATCCTTGATGGATCCAATGTATTCATTTTTATTAGCCAGAAGGGTTCTCCTGGTCTCATATCCTGACTTTGGTGCTGCAAGCAGCGTTGCAATTCCTGCTACAACCCCACCTATAACCATTCCTGTTAAAACATTTTTCGATTTCATGCTCTGACCACCTCATTAATTTTTCTGTATATGTTCTCCAAATGAATTGGGATTCCTCTTTTCTTCTATATTTAATTTCCTATTCTCGCACAAATAAACGTTATTAGCTTCATAGCCTTAAATTAACAGGCATAAAAATAAATTAAGGTCATGTTCAGGAAGGAGAGGAGGGGAGTGGGGATTTTTACAACTATAGTGTTTCTCATCAGCGTTGCTTTCTTTGTGGGGGCCGTCCATCATCTCCTAGCGTTAAAGAAGCCAGGCATGTATCCTCCTAAGGCGCTTTTGCGAAAGAGAGCAGGGACACTCGCAGGAGGAGGAGCCATTTTTTTACTGATTGGGATTATCTTTCACACATTCCAATAGAACAAAACAAAGCCCCTGTCCGGTATGGTCAGGGGCTGGTAATTTTAATTGATTTCAGCAAGCTTTGCTCTTTTAAAAATGTTCGTTGCCACAGGATAAAGAATGGCCATGAAAACAGCGTTGAAGGCTGCTGCTGGTAGGACAACCGCCGCGAATAATGCAGTGAATGGTCCTGGCAGACCGATAAGGAAATAGGCAGAACCGAGGAAAACGATTCCTGACACTATGGTTCCAATCGCTGTAAGGCCAGCTGCAGTATAAATGGAAAATCTGAAATTTTTCAGCGCCATCAGGATTCCGAAAAAGACGAACGCAGTGACAGGCTTGTCGATTATGTTCGGGACAAGGCCTCCAGGGAATGTAGTAGTCAATCCAGAGATCAGTCCAGTGACGACTCCAACTAACAGTACACTCTTTTTGTCAGGAAACAGGATGATTCCAAGGAACATCATCGTCAGCATCATATCAGGCTTCATCCCAAGGAAAAAACCTGGTACCACCGTATGCAAGACGGCTCCCATCCCCACTAAAAGTGACAATGCAACAAGATTCTTCGTATTCATTTCTCATCTCTCCTCTGCTATTCTAGCTAACTAGTACTCCTCCTGCAGTGCTCTCTGTGCCTGCAGCGAAAAGCTTTCTCCAATTATAACACATATTTTAATGGAGTAAAGGTTTAATATTCTGTTAATTTCTGCTTCTGAATGAATTCATGAAATCAGCAAGTTTCTCGACGTTTTCAAGAGGAACAGCGTTATAGATCGATGCTCTGCAGCCGCCGACGGACCTGTGGCCGCCAAGCCCTGTGAAGCCGGATTCCTCCGCTTCATGCAGGAAGGCTGTAGTTAAATCATCACTTTCGAGTGTAAAGGTGATATTCATTCGTGAACGGCTTTCTTTTTCGGCATGACCGGTATAGAACCCATCACTTCTGTCTATGGCATCATAAAGCAGTGCAGATTTGTGCTTGCTCATAAGTTCAAGCTGTTTTACTCCGCCAAGAGCTTCAGCCCATTCGAGCACCAGCATCAGGAAATAAATCGATAATGTTGGGGGAGTGTTGTAAAGCGATTTTGACTCAGCGTGAACCTGATAATTGAGCATAGAAGGCAGACCTGGTTCAGAGCGCTTAAGCAAGTCCTTTTGGATAATGACGACTGTGACACCTGATGGGCCGAGGTTTTTCTGTGCACCTGCATAGATAAGACCAAATGATGATAGCTTTAGCGGCCTGCTGAGAATGTCACTGGACATGTCAGCAACGAGCGGATTAGGCAGCCCCTCAGGAAAGGAATGCCACTGGGTTCCATAGATGGTATTGTTCGTCGTGATGTGGAGGTATGAAGATTCAGCTTGTATATCGATTTCTGATGTGCTGGGGATTGATCTGTAGTTGTCATGTTTGGATGAAGCGGCAGTCACTGCCTTTCCAATCTTCTGAGCTTCTTTGAGCGCTTTCTCTGACCATGTGCCAGTAAGGACATAACTTGCAGCCGAGCCTTCCTCAAGAAGGTTCATTGGTACCATTGAGAACTGCAGGCTTGCACCACCCTGGAGAAAAAGAATCTCATAATCATCAGGAATGTTGAGCAGACCCCTTAGCAAATTTTTTGTACGTTCATTTATTTCTTCAAATTCATTGCTGCGATGGCTAAGCTCCATTACGCCCATGCCGCAGCCCAGGTAATTCATCATTTCTTTCTCCGCTTTCGCCAGTACAGCCTCAGGCAATGCAGCTGGGCCAGCATTAAAATTGAGAGCTCGTTTCAAGTGAATCCCCCCGAAAATTAAATTACGGTATTTCTTTAATGTGTTAAAGTTATTATTATGCTACCAGAAATTCAGGCAGAATTCTAATGTTTTCAGAAAAGTTTAAATAAATTTTGAAAAGTAGGAATTTCTTTACATATGACGAAAGAAACTGTGTGGACAGGCAGACGCCAATGTTTCCGATAGAAGGTCTATCGGACAAACGCAAGGGACCGGGAAAAAGTGTCCGATAGAAAGGGTCTAACGGACAAACGTGAGGGAAGAACGGCAAAAAGTGTCCGATAGGATGGCTCTATCGGACAAACGTGAGAGGAGAAGGGCAAAAAGTGTCCGATAGGATGGCTCTATCGGACAAACGTAAAGGAGAAGCCGCAAAAAGTGTCCGATAGGAGGGCTCTATCGGACAAACGTAAAGGAGAAAGCCGCAAAAAGTGTCCGATAGGATGGCTCTATCGGACAAACGCGAGAGGAGAAGGGCAAAAAGTGTCCGATAGGATGGCTCTATCGGACAAACGCGAGGGGAGAAATGCAAAAAGTGTCCGATAGGAGAGCTCTATCGGACAAACACAATCTTGAAAGCCAGAAAAATGTCCGATATAAAGGTGATTTTGATGCCAATAAAAAAACTCCCGCAATGGCGGGAGTCTAAATCTTGCTGTTGATTTCAGCTGCGATTTTTTGATAATCGTCCGAAGTGTATTGATCCTGGTGTGTTTTCCAGACTGCGCCGAAGCCATCACCATTGCCATAGCGCGGAATCAAGTGCATATGGAAGTGGAAGACAGATTGGCCGGCTGCTTCACCGTTATTTTGAAGAACATTCAATCCGATTGGGTCGTATGCAGCTTTGATTGCATTGGCGACTTTTGGAACGGCCTTGAATACATCCGCGGCAATTTCATCGGTTAATTCATAAACATTTTCCTTATGTACTTTAGGGATGACAAGTGTATGTCCTTTCGTTACCTGGCTGATATCGAGGAAGGCAAGGACATTGTCATCCTCATACACCTTGGCAGAAGGGATATCTCCATTAATGATTTTACAAAAAATACAATCGCTCATCTATACCACCCTTTCCATTGCTCATCTTTCTGGTATTTTATCACATTTTGACAATAAACATAAAGAAAGAAAGGACAGGATCCGCTTGGAATCCTGTCCCTGAAGGGAAAACGATTTACTGTTCATTGACGTTCTCAGCAGGTTTACCTTTGATAAACACCTCATTTACAATTCATTTGAATTATAAAAATGATGGGTTATTCAGTACCTGGTTCAATCGGACCATCCCCTGTCTGCTTTAGTCGGTTTCACAACTTATAAAGCGGGAAGTGATCTGCGACACACACCTCATTTCAAAATGTGGAGTGATGTTACTGAACGGCTGGGTTAACATTAACGTAGCGCAATGCAACCATCCCCTTGTATGAACGTTGAAACCAGTGTGCTTATAAATCGAATAATATGTCTTTAACAGACACCTCATTTCGAATTATTGCTTGTTTCCCCTTCAAAAATTATGATGCCCCGATTGAAAACATATATGCGAAAAAGTTTCTAAATAAGTTGAAGCTTTTCCTAAGGGAGCTGTATTTGTTAAAATAACGGTACAGAAATACGAACTGGAAGGACGTTGTACATGTCTTTATTGGAAATTAACGAGGTAACCGGCGGATATACACGAAATCCGGTTTTGAAAAATGTAAGCTTCACTGTCAATAAGAATGAAATTGTGGGATTGATCGGACTGAACGGTGCCGGAAAAAGTACGACAATCAAGCATGTAATCGGTCTGATGGAGCCGCATAAGGGTGACATTAAGATCAATGGCAGGACCTTTTTGGAAGGCAAGGAAGAATACAGGAAGCAGTTCACCTTTGTACCTGAAACCCCTATTCTATATGAAGAATTGACTCTTGAAGAGCATCTGCGGCTGACAGCAATGGCCTATGGGCTTGAGGAGAGGGAGTATGAACAACGCATAGATGCTTTGTTGAAGGAATTCAGGATGAGCAAAAGACTAAAATGGTTCCCGGCCCATTTTTCAAAAGGGATGAAGCAGAAGGTCATGATCATGTGCGCGTTTTTGGTACAACCTTCCCTTTATATTGTCGATGAGCCATTTGTCGGTCTTGATCCGCTTGGAATTCAATCCTTATTGGACCTGATGGACAAGATGAAGGAAAACGGAGCAGGCATTTTGATGTCGACGCATATCCTTGCAACGGCTGAACGATATTGCGATCGTTTTGTCATTCTCCATAATGGAGAAGTAAGGGCGCATGGAACGCTTGAAGAGCTGCGGGAGCAGTTCAAGATGCCTGGTGCGACACTGGATGATTTGTATATCCAACTGACGAAGGAAGAAGACTATGTTTAATCCGCAGCACTTATGGAAGGAGCGATTCGGTACTTTTGCCAAGGAAACCGGAAGCTACCTGCGATACATTTTTAATGGCCATTTAGTGATTGTCGTCCTGTTTTTATTGGGGACAGCGGCATTCTACTATCAAGAGTGGATTGATACGCTGCAGCCTGAATTCCCTGCCGCTTGGGTAATGGCATTGATTCTTGCGACGGTACTTACATACAGCCCAATCCAGACATTTTTGACCGAGGCAGATAAAATATTTCTATTGCCGCTTGAAACCAGATTGGATGATTATTTCAGGAAATCAATCATATTCAGCCTGAGCCTGCAATCCTATTTATTGCTGATCATACTCGCGGTGCTGATGCCGCTCCATGTAAAAATACATGGTGCTGACTTCAAATCGTTTTTCATCTTATTGGTCGCACTCATCCTGATAAAATGGTTCAATATCCTGATCCGCTGGAATGTACAGCATTTTATCGAGAGAAATGTAAAATTGACTGACAGCATCATTCGTTTTTCAATCAATGTGGTGCTTTTGTATTTTATCTTCTCAGGAGCCCAGCTGATTTTTGCTGCAGTTCCGATTGCTGCCTTGATCCTGTTGTATTTGTATTATCAAAAACAGGCAAAGGACAAGGGCTTGAAGTGGGAGCAGCTGATCGAGGACGAAGAAAGACGGATGAACGCCTTTTACCGTGTGGCCAATATGTTTACAGATGTTCCGAAGCTGCGGGACCGCACGAAAAGGAGGAAGTGGCTCGACTGGCTGGTTAACATCTTTCCGTATAAGCAGGACCTGGCCTTCAGCCATCTTTACTTAAGGACCTTCGCCAGGTCCGGTGATTATTTCGGATTGCTTGTCCGCCTTACACTAATAGGGGGAACAGCACTTTATTTCCTTACTTATGGGCCAGGGCAAATTTTTCTTGCATTGCTTTTCATGTATTTGACAGGGTTCCAGCTTTTGCCGTTATGGAACCATCACCAAAACAAACTATGGGTAAGTCTGTATCCAGTGCCGGAGAATGCTAGAAAGAAATCCTTTACAAGCCTGTTATTGGGAATCATGATTTTCCAGGCATCTGTATTTGCGGGGACTGTCCTAATTAAAGGAGAATGGCTGTCAGCAGCAATCGTATTGGCATCCGGAATCGCGTTCTCGCTGTTTTTTGTCTATTTTTACAGCCAGAGCAAGCTGAAATCCTGATTAAGAATCCTTTTCGTAATCGCTTATTGCTTTTATGAAAAGGGTTTTTTTGAATCGTTTTTGCCTTTGGTACGTATTAGTAAAAACAAGGGGTGAAAGCTTTGAATGAATATGAGTTGAAAGTTTATGAAGAGGTTCTCGCCTGGAAGCGGAAGCTGAATAAACGCTCTAGCCTTTTGGCGCGTGCATCTAAAAGAGCGCAGACAAAAGTGAATGAACTGATTCCAGACAGAGTCCATCAATTCTTAACGGAAAGCATTAAAAATATGGTCAAGGCAACCCTGGCGGGATCGAATTACACGACGAAAAAGCATCAGGGTACAGGGCTGACTCTTGCAGAGAAAGACCAGGAGCTTCATAAAAAGCTATCTGCATACAAGAGGACGGCGGCTGTAGAGGGAGCTGGAACTGGAGCCGGGGGCATACTGCTCGGAATGGCGGATTTTCCATTGCTTTTATCGATAAAATGAAATTTCTGTTCGATGCTGCATCTGTATATGGGTTCGATCCATCAAGATATGAAGAAAGGCTATTTATCCTCTATATATTTCAACTGGCATTTTCAAGTGATGAACAACGGAAGCAGATCCTTGAC
It contains:
- a CDS encoding YjcZ family sporulation protein: MGAGYGGGFALIVVLFILLIIVGAAWL
- a CDS encoding YjcZ family sporulation protein, whose translation is MSGGGHGYGGGFALLVVLFILLIIIGASWL
- a CDS encoding HTH-type transcriptional regulator Hpr, with protein sequence MGDKNYSMKEAMMFSQRIAQLSKALWKSVEKDWQQWIKPFDLNINEHHILWIAYHLNGASISDVAKFGVMHVSTAFNFSKKLEERGYLKFSKKESDKRNTYIQLTEEGEGVLLALMESYEPDSNAVFSGAMPLKELYGKFPDIIEIMAIVRNIYGDDFMEIFEKSFSNIDKKFSDEDGTLKKIDPAEKEYA
- a CDS encoding YtxH domain-containing protein — protein: MKSKNVLTGMVIGGVVAGIATLLAAPKSGYETRRTLLANKNEYIGSIKDIKDSAMELKNTVATASKEGKASIQTFITDVKTAIFEWKLETEENKKGLQEDVKEIEDSIKELETELAAANSKEK
- a CDS encoding tryptophan transporter; protein product: MNTKNLVALSLLVGMGAVLHTVVPGFFLGMKPDMMLTMMFLGIILFPDKKSVLLVGVVTGLISGLTTTFPGGLVPNIIDKPVTAFVFFGILMALKNFRFSIYTAAGLTAIGTIVSGIVFLGSAYFLIGLPGPFTALFAAVVLPAAAFNAVFMAILYPVATNIFKRAKLAEIN
- the serC gene encoding 3-phosphoserine/phosphohydroxythreonine transaminase, with amino-acid sequence MKRALNFNAGPAALPEAVLAKAEKEMMNYLGCGMGVMELSHRSNEFEEINERTKNLLRGLLNIPDDYEILFLQGGASLQFSMVPMNLLEEGSAASYVLTGTWSEKALKEAQKIGKAVTAASSKHDNYRSIPSTSEIDIQAESSYLHITTNNTIYGTQWHSFPEGLPNPLVADMSSDILSRPLKLSSFGLIYAGAQKNLGPSGVTVVIIQKDLLKRSEPGLPSMLNYQVHAESKSLYNTPPTLSIYFLMLVLEWAEALGGVKQLELMSKHKSALLYDAIDRSDGFYTGHAEKESRSRMNITFTLESDDLTTAFLHEAEESGFTGLGGHRSVGGCRASIYNAVPLENVEKLADFMNSFRSRN
- a CDS encoding HIT family protein, encoding MSDCIFCKIINGDIPSAKVYEDDNVLAFLDISQVTKGHTLVIPKVHKENVYELTDEIAADVFKAVPKVANAIKAAYDPIGLNVLQNNGEAAGQSVFHFHMHLIPRYGNGDGFGAVWKTHQDQYTSDDYQKIAAEINSKI
- a CDS encoding ABC transporter ATP-binding protein → MSLLEINEVTGGYTRNPVLKNVSFTVNKNEIVGLIGLNGAGKSTTIKHVIGLMEPHKGDIKINGRTFLEGKEEYRKQFTFVPETPILYEELTLEEHLRLTAMAYGLEEREYEQRIDALLKEFRMSKRLKWFPAHFSKGMKQKVMIMCAFLVQPSLYIVDEPFVGLDPLGIQSLLDLMDKMKENGAGILMSTHILATAERYCDRFVILHNGEVRAHGTLEELREQFKMPGATLDDLYIQLTKEEDYV
- a CDS encoding ABC transporter permease; this encodes MFNPQHLWKERFGTFAKETGSYLRYIFNGHLVIVVLFLLGTAAFYYQEWIDTLQPEFPAAWVMALILATVLTYSPIQTFLTEADKIFLLPLETRLDDYFRKSIIFSLSLQSYLLLIILAVLMPLHVKIHGADFKSFFILLVALILIKWFNILIRWNVQHFIERNVKLTDSIIRFSINVVLLYFIFSGAQLIFAAVPIAALILLYLYYQKQAKDKGLKWEQLIEDEERRMNAFYRVANMFTDVPKLRDRTKRRKWLDWLVNIFPYKQDLAFSHLYLRTFARSGDYFGLLVRLTLIGGTALYFLTYGPGQIFLALLFMYLTGFQLLPLWNHHQNKLWVSLYPVPENARKKSFTSLLLGIMIFQASVFAGTVLIKGEWLSAAIVLASGIAFSLFFVYFYSQSKLKS